Part of the Leptospiraceae bacterium genome is shown below.
TTATTACCAGAAGAGTACGTTTGTAGTTCATCTGCATTTTATTGGAAAAATACCTATTTGCCGCATCCTAGAGTGCAAGGTTCTACTGGTATGAAAGTTTCCACTATTAGTAAATATAAAATTGAATCTGCGGTGCGTCACGCTTTGCCTATTATTCCTGCTGATCCAATTACCAAACAGTTTGGGCTAAAAAGAGCAATTCTAGAAGCAAAAATGCCTATTTCTAACTCTAAATATCTTTATGCAATGAATACTCATTTAGATGCATTTGCTCAAGGGTATGATACGATGGAAAAACAAATACTTTATTTGAAGGATTTATTTAATAAGAGAAATTCCGAAAAAGTGGCATGGTTTATTGGGGGTGATTTTAATTTACTTCCGCCTAACTTTGATTTGTCAACTCTCATGAAAACTCATCAAGAATTTTATAATCCAAAATCGGAAATTGGTGTCTTATTTGATTCCTTTAAATCCTCTGTACCTTTAGGTGTTCTCGGTGGAAAAGACAAGGATGTTTATTATACTCATATCGCAAATGATCCAGACGCAAATGGGAAACCAGATAGAACGATTGATTATATTTTCCATTCTGATGAAATTCAAACACAGTTTTATTCAGTTCGAAAAAAAGATACAGCAGAGATTTCTGACCATTTGCCGTTAATTGTTGAAATAAAAATTCCAGAATAAGTTACTCAACATTCTATTTATAATTATGGAACTTGAACTTAGGTTAGAATTTACGCTCAGTTCCATAATAATTGTATCCCAAAAAAAGATTCTAGATGTGACATAACGATATGAATTTTTTAGGTTTATTTTCCGATAATATAGTAACATAAGTTTCGATTATCGATTGTCTAATGATTGAAACAACTTATTTCAGGTAAAATATGAACTTAAAAAAACTAGTTATAACATTTCTTTTTCCTATCTTTATGGTTAATGTTAGCCTAATAGCACAAGAAAAAAAATCAGCCCTCCCTGCAAGCATATCGGATTTGGCCGGACTCTGGGAAGTCTCTAAGATAGAGCAACCTTATGGTTCTTCCGACACGAGTTCCGTTCAACAATGGATTGGAAAAAAAATATCGGTTTCGCAGGGTAAAATTCAAATGTTGGATGAATTTGAACTCTACGGAAAATTAAATTTCACTGGAAAAGAATGTGATACCAGTGGCGGAGTTGTTAGACCGATTAGTTTCCAAAAATATTCTAAGTATGATGCGGCTAATAAAGATTCTCTCATAATCAAACCGGACGAAAAACTTGCTTTGGGTGATTTTTTTACATGTAAAAATACTCCGTTTGCGGAATTTCTATATATCCCAAAACAAGAATCTATTGTCTTATATTCTCCAGCACCGGGTGCGGCTAATACTTCTTTATCCAGTGGATTTTTTGTTTTTTTAAAAAGAATATCTAAAACTCCAATTATAACTGCTAGTGTACCTTCTGGGGATATAATCCCTGCAAATTTTAGTTTTACCGATAAGGCTGTGGATGCGATCAAAGAGCTGGAGTCCTATCGAGATTATCTGTATTTAGATGGTAATAGCAATTACATCTTTGGATACGGTCACTTAGTCGCTCCTAACCCAAAATTAGTATCCGAAGGTTATGATCATCCGAAAGAAATTAAAGAAGAAATTGAAACTCTCAAAACAAAGTATGGAACAGGTTCTGGAAATGGAACTGCAACCACAGAAGAACGAAATAGTGCTGTCGATTCATATTTGAGAAAAGATCTAGATATCATAGTTAAAAATATGAAAAAAAATATTTCAGTTTCTCTTTCGCAAACTAAAATAGATGCAATTGTAATTTATCTTTTTTGGAGAGGTTCTTATCCAAACACGACTACGACTAACGGAAAAATGGTATTAGAATTTTATCAATTAATCAATGCAAAAAATGATTCCGGTGTTGCAGAATTTATGAGAACACGTTTAAAAAAAGATATAGATGGAAACGATATTCCGTTTAGACCTGG
Proteins encoded:
- a CDS encoding endonuclease/exonuclease/phosphatase family protein; this encodes MKIIKKFLISLAALIAILGLGLFAFVYSLTYHPSDLEEQKVSCKPNAPTLNPGQIVKVLNWNVQFMAGKKYVFFFDVPKGDGPDERPEPTEIQKTLAEVARVIKEESPDIVLLQEVDDGAKRTDNQDQLLELLKLLPEEYVCSSSAFYWKNTYLPHPRVQGSTGMKVSTISKYKIESAVRHALPIIPADPITKQFGLKRAILEAKMPISNSKYLYAMNTHLDAFAQGYDTMEKQILYLKDLFNKRNSEKVAWFIGGDFNLLPPNFDLSTLMKTHQEFYNPKSEIGVLFDSFKSSVPLGVLGGKDKDVYYTHIANDPDANGKPDRTIDYIFHSDEIQTQFYSVRKKDTAEISDHLPLIVEIKIPE